A part of Biomphalaria glabrata chromosome 3, xgBioGlab47.1, whole genome shotgun sequence genomic DNA contains:
- the LOC106055780 gene encoding protein mono-ADP-ribosyltransferase PARP15-like isoform X1 — protein MDLRHLVVINQGDFFEFLLNDTAHWGICLDGDVCVYAGVDEVPDNAFIVRRLYRKWFPCYVVKVAKMQHLVLTEKVQRNSRGTEIALKAVKQIGSQKWKSSREFVDSCQVKMWPNLLRYFLLFLLFSATTKSNKSTPDENAKSDGRSFPEIIFDVVGFSVLAFIYYLFTQKRNEFLKVKENPFAGVKQDFINKRVMEDVNRFNSSHEGEAEIILTPEFLIMTGDVDHILACDNFVQDLTTKRDAHNGQIEMFGEQEFPQRDEGKALIKRLQNEHSYTRKILRDSKPETKLGARNVKDKCNVQCGWDFGNINVRVIEGDIERQKTDVIVSTVDKSLNLNFGTMASSVLRAAGDVIQTELLTRYGTGIEVGDFAQSSGGMLPCNYILHVCLPNYKQDNVSQILNTVSRLLDRAERLKSKSISFPALGTGILRYPSDISSEIIMEAIRRHAEKNKYDLQFVNIVVYSKDKKCFDEVLAKGSTLFNDIKRNLPDGISKDLFKTQSWPQYWDLMSEKKNLEVIALKQESLEYKEVEQHFQISILGRSVMINKIQRIQNKSLFLQFCAKKDELELHNPENHPNERKLFHGTSVSSVCQINETGFNRSFCGKNGTAYGKGVYFATESSYSLNYSPPDPHGKCYMYRARVLTGQFIKTSRDTKCPPKKPGTNRPYDSGGNINQGIFVIFHDAQMYPEYLITYLL, from the exons ATGGATCTCCGCCATTTAGTCGTCATAAACCAAGGAGACTTTTTTGAGTTTCTGTTGAACGATACAGCACACTGGGGAATATGCTTAG ATGGCGACGTATGTGTCTATGCAGGGGTTGATGAAGTCCCAGATAATGCTTTTATTGTTAGAAGACTGTATAGAAAATGGTTTCCTTGTTATGTTGTGAAAGTGGCAAAGATGCAACATTTGGTTCTGACCGAAAAGGTGCAGcgaaa CTCCAGAGGAACTGAAATAGCcttgaaagcagtgaagcaaATTGGATCCCAAAAATGGAAGAGCAGTAGAGAATTTGTTGACAGTTGTCAAGTTAAAATGTGGCCTAATCTG ctacgttattttttacttttcctGCTATTTTCGGCGACTACAAAGAGTAATAAATCTACCCCAGATGAAAATGCAAAGTCTGATGGTCGTTCCTTTCcggaaataatttttgatgtAGTTGGTTTTAGTGTCcttgcatttatttattatctttTCACTCAGAag AGAAATGAATTCTTAAAGGTGAAAGAAAATCCTTTCGCCGGCGTCAAACAAGACTTCATTAACAAACGTGTGATGGAAGATGTGAACAGATTTAACTCATCACATGAAGGGGAAGCAGAAATAATACTTACACCAGAATTTTTAATTATGACTGGAGATGTAGACCATATTTTGGCTTGTGACAATTTTGTACAAGATCTAAC GACTAAAAGAGATGCACACAACGGGCAGATAGAGATGTTTGGGGAACAAGAGTTCCCGCAGCGGGATGAAGGCAAAGCTTTGATCAAGAGACTACAAAATGAACATAGCTACACGAGGAAAATTTTGCGGGATAGTAAACCCGAGACTAAGCTTGGAGCAAGGAATgtcaaag ataaatgtaatgttCAATGTGGATGGGATTTTGGAAATATCAATGTGAGAGTCATCGAAGGAGACATTGAAAGACAAAAG ACAGATGTTATTGTTAGTACAGTGGATAAATCTCTCAACTTAAATTTTGGAACAATGGCCTCATCTGTTCTGAGAGCAGCTGGTGATGTTATACAGACAGAATTGCTGACAAG atATGGAACAGGAATTGAAGTTGGAGATTTTGCTCAATCCAGTGGTGGCATGTTACCATGCAATTATATCCTTCATGTTTGTCTGCCAAATTACAAACAGGATAATGTCTCACAG attttaaaCACAGTCAGTAGGCTCTTAGACAGAGCTGAAAGACTCAAATCTAAGTCTATCTCTTTCCCAGCTTTGGGtacaggaattttgagatatCCAtcag ATATCTCTTCTGAAATTATCATGGAAGCCATTAGGCGACATGCAGAAAAGAATAAATATGATTTACAGTTTGTTAATATTGTTGTCTATTCAAAAGATAAAAAG TGTTTTGATGAAGTTTTAGCTAAAGGAAGTACACTGTTCAATGATATCAAAAGAAACTTACCTGATGGCATCTCTAAAG atttatttaaaactcAGTCCTGGCCGCAATATTGGGACTTAATGTCAGAAAAAAAGAACTTAGAAGTCATTGCATTAAAACAAGAAAGTCTGGAATATAAAGAAGTAGaacaacattttcaaatatCCATACTTGGAAGATCTGTGATGATTAACAAG attCAACGCATTCAAAATAAATCCCTCTTCTTGCAATTCTGTGCCAAAAAAGATGAATTGGAACTGCACAATCCTGAGAACCATCCAAATGAAAGGAAATTATTTCATGGAACTTCAGTCTCCTCTGTATGTCAAATTAACGAAACTGGATTCAATAGAAGCTTTTGTGGAAAGAATG GTACTGCTTATGGTAAAGGAGTTTATTTTGCTACTGAATCCAGCTACTCATTAAATTATTCTCCACCTGACCCTCATGGCAAGTGTTACATGTACAGAGCTAGAGTTTTGACTGGACAGTTCATTAAAACATCTCGAGACACCAAGTGTCCTCCCAAAAAGCCTGGCACCAACAGACCCTATGATTCTGGAGGTAACATAAATCAAGGAATCTTTGTAATTTTTCATGACGCTCAAATGTATCCAGAATATTTGATTACATATCTACTGTAA
- the LOC106055780 gene encoding protein mono-ADP-ribosyltransferase PARP14-like isoform X2, which yields MQHLVLTEKVQRNSRGTEIALKAVKQIGSQKWKSSREFVDSCQVKMWPNLLRYFLLFLLFSATTKSNKSTPDENAKSDGRSFPEIIFDVVGFSVLAFIYYLFTQKRNEFLKVKENPFAGVKQDFINKRVMEDVNRFNSSHEGEAEIILTPEFLIMTGDVDHILACDNFVQDLTTKRDAHNGQIEMFGEQEFPQRDEGKALIKRLQNEHSYTRKILRDSKPETKLGARNVKDKCNVQCGWDFGNINVRVIEGDIERQKTDVIVSTVDKSLNLNFGTMASSVLRAAGDVIQTELLTRYGTGIEVGDFAQSSGGMLPCNYILHVCLPNYKQDNVSQILNTVSRLLDRAERLKSKSISFPALGTGILRYPSDISSEIIMEAIRRHAEKNKYDLQFVNIVVYSKDKKCFDEVLAKGSTLFNDIKRNLPDGISKDLFKTQSWPQYWDLMSEKKNLEVIALKQESLEYKEVEQHFQISILGRSVMINKIQRIQNKSLFLQFCAKKDELELHNPENHPNERKLFHGTSVSSVCQINETGFNRSFCGKNGTAYGKGVYFATESSYSLNYSPPDPHGKCYMYRARVLTGQFIKTSRDTKCPPKKPGTNRPYDSGGNINQGIFVIFHDAQMYPEYLITYLL from the exons ATGCAACATTTGGTTCTGACCGAAAAGGTGCAGcgaaa CTCCAGAGGAACTGAAATAGCcttgaaagcagtgaagcaaATTGGATCCCAAAAATGGAAGAGCAGTAGAGAATTTGTTGACAGTTGTCAAGTTAAAATGTGGCCTAATCTG ctacgttattttttacttttcctGCTATTTTCGGCGACTACAAAGAGTAATAAATCTACCCCAGATGAAAATGCAAAGTCTGATGGTCGTTCCTTTCcggaaataatttttgatgtAGTTGGTTTTAGTGTCcttgcatttatttattatctttTCACTCAGAag AGAAATGAATTCTTAAAGGTGAAAGAAAATCCTTTCGCCGGCGTCAAACAAGACTTCATTAACAAACGTGTGATGGAAGATGTGAACAGATTTAACTCATCACATGAAGGGGAAGCAGAAATAATACTTACACCAGAATTTTTAATTATGACTGGAGATGTAGACCATATTTTGGCTTGTGACAATTTTGTACAAGATCTAAC GACTAAAAGAGATGCACACAACGGGCAGATAGAGATGTTTGGGGAACAAGAGTTCCCGCAGCGGGATGAAGGCAAAGCTTTGATCAAGAGACTACAAAATGAACATAGCTACACGAGGAAAATTTTGCGGGATAGTAAACCCGAGACTAAGCTTGGAGCAAGGAATgtcaaag ataaatgtaatgttCAATGTGGATGGGATTTTGGAAATATCAATGTGAGAGTCATCGAAGGAGACATTGAAAGACAAAAG ACAGATGTTATTGTTAGTACAGTGGATAAATCTCTCAACTTAAATTTTGGAACAATGGCCTCATCTGTTCTGAGAGCAGCTGGTGATGTTATACAGACAGAATTGCTGACAAG atATGGAACAGGAATTGAAGTTGGAGATTTTGCTCAATCCAGTGGTGGCATGTTACCATGCAATTATATCCTTCATGTTTGTCTGCCAAATTACAAACAGGATAATGTCTCACAG attttaaaCACAGTCAGTAGGCTCTTAGACAGAGCTGAAAGACTCAAATCTAAGTCTATCTCTTTCCCAGCTTTGGGtacaggaattttgagatatCCAtcag ATATCTCTTCTGAAATTATCATGGAAGCCATTAGGCGACATGCAGAAAAGAATAAATATGATTTACAGTTTGTTAATATTGTTGTCTATTCAAAAGATAAAAAG TGTTTTGATGAAGTTTTAGCTAAAGGAAGTACACTGTTCAATGATATCAAAAGAAACTTACCTGATGGCATCTCTAAAG atttatttaaaactcAGTCCTGGCCGCAATATTGGGACTTAATGTCAGAAAAAAAGAACTTAGAAGTCATTGCATTAAAACAAGAAAGTCTGGAATATAAAGAAGTAGaacaacattttcaaatatCCATACTTGGAAGATCTGTGATGATTAACAAG attCAACGCATTCAAAATAAATCCCTCTTCTTGCAATTCTGTGCCAAAAAAGATGAATTGGAACTGCACAATCCTGAGAACCATCCAAATGAAAGGAAATTATTTCATGGAACTTCAGTCTCCTCTGTATGTCAAATTAACGAAACTGGATTCAATAGAAGCTTTTGTGGAAAGAATG GTACTGCTTATGGTAAAGGAGTTTATTTTGCTACTGAATCCAGCTACTCATTAAATTATTCTCCACCTGACCCTCATGGCAAGTGTTACATGTACAGAGCTAGAGTTTTGACTGGACAGTTCATTAAAACATCTCGAGACACCAAGTGTCCTCCCAAAAAGCCTGGCACCAACAGACCCTATGATTCTGGAGGTAACATAAATCAAGGAATCTTTGTAATTTTTCATGACGCTCAAATGTATCCAGAATATTTGATTACATATCTACTGTAA
- the LOC129924940 gene encoding uncharacterized protein LOC129924940: MKNVAKACRKGLSVKLSINCETCRTVVSSNHTSGYSKENKRYSVNNSAVLSSILCGLGSYTFNKLCEHLDIPGMCKKNFLNITKLIYNKGDDIRQALELKTVDLIRRKHAEESGVSINEEDIIDIDVSYDGSWLTRGHTSHIGIGCVVDVLTGYVLDFHIVSTFCLVCQTTGRKIKEKSPSQYSEWFETHKPFCEINYTGSSAMMETHAAEVLWLRSVTKFKLRYTSMLSDGDAKSFKRVTELKPYGDIPIVKEECVNHVGKRMGSALRNLVADCSKKGTSLGGKGHGKLTQNTIKKLTLYYSRAIRKHKNVSDMQKAIMASLYHCLSTDKSPKHQLCPTGSGSWCFYNAAVAKNETPGPHSKLLCTPLNYKLLADHLKPIYKRLSEPALLQRCLLGATQNANESLHSKIWSTCDKKKFSSWNKVTFSVISSIYDFNFGFAASKIMKNILFCKNTFHAHRLGLSRQNQRLSGSAYKKSKVVMRRLQMRKAAKARRELELRDAEGPTYEAGQF; encoded by the exons aTGAAAAATGTCGCAAAGGCCTGTCGCAAAGGCCTGTCTGTTAAACTTAGCATTAACTGTGAAACATGCAGGACAGTTGTAAGTAGCAACCATACATCAGGAtattctaaagaaaataaaagatattcTGTTAACAATTCTGCAGTTCTATCATCAATCTTATGTGGATTAGGTTCCTACACATTTAACAAACTGTGTGAACATTTAGACATACCtggaatgtgtaaaaaaaactttctaaatATTACTAAACTAATTTACAATAAAGGTGATGATATCCGACAGGCCCTAGAACTTAAAACTGTTGACCTTATTCGTCGAAAGCATGCGGAGGAAAGTGGAGTTTCTATAAACGAAGAAGATATCATTGATATTGATGTCTCATATGATGGCTCGTGGCTAACCAGAGGACACACTTCACATATTGGAATTGGATGTGTTGTTGATGTGTTAACAGGATATGTTTTGGATTTCCACATagtttcaacattttgtttggtCTGTCAAACCACTGGCAGAAAGATTAAAGAAAAATCCCCATCACAGTATTCAGAATGGTTTGAAACACACAAGCCTTTTTGTGAAATCAACTACACAG GTTCATCAGCTATGATGGAAACACATGCCGCAGAGGTATTATGGCTGAGGTCAGTTACAAAATTTAAGCTTCGCTACACATCAATGTTATCTGATGGAGATGCTAAATCTTTCAAAAGAGTAACTGAACTTAAACCTTATGGTGACATTCCCATAGTAAAAGAAGAATGTGTCAACCATGTTGGTAAAAGGATGGGATCTGCACTTCGAAATTTAGTTGCTGATTGTAGCAAAAAAGGTACTTCTCTTGGAGGCAAAGGGCATGGTAAACTAACTCAAAACACTATAAAAAAGTTAACACTTTATTACTCTAGAGCCATTAGAAAGCACAAAAATGTTTCTGATATGCAGAAAGCTATAATGGCATCTCTTTATCATTGCTTGTCAACTGACAAATCACCGAAACATCAATTGTGTCCAACTGGATCTGGCTCGTGGTGCTTCTACAATGCTGCTGTTGCTAAAAATGAGACTCCTGGTCCACATAGCAAGCTTCTCTGCACTCCTCTAAATTATAAGCTACTAGCTGACCACTTAAAACCAATATATAAACGCCTCTCCGAGCCAGCCCTCTTACAACGTTGTTTGCTAGGTGCTACCCAAAACGCCAACGAGTCTTTGCATTCCAAGATTTGGAGTACTtgtgataaaaagaaattttcttcTTGGAACAAGGTAACATTTTCAGTGATATCCTCTATTTATGACTTTAACTTTGGATTTGCTGCttcaaaaataatgaaaaatattctGTTCTGCAAAAACACGTTTCATGCCCATCGTCTTGGTTTGAGTCGACAGAATCAACGATTAAGTGGGTCGgcgtataaaaaaagtaaagtggtCATGAGACGACTCCAGATGAGGAAAGCTGCAAAAGCTCGAAGGGAACTTGAGTTAAGAGATGCAGAGGGACCTACTTATGAAGCAGGACAgttttag
- the LOC106052002 gene encoding uncharacterized protein LOC106052002, whose protein sequence is MISMNVTNTKRNGRPSEMCNSLDDYFDQINHSKNHGRNIHETLSGVSSDHSHKSNQALRIPRKSRSACQQTLVAALGHPRTIVSASHQTPSNQALEKTPKEVVCRYRRPYTKQELARALPRRSFFSCHENALREAKLTRKLTEKLNRNRGEPAPISRGRPTIKPLNSTLHMLDSDRINTNLKECLDTSNGVDFFKGTQPTIDNIEPLFKYLEYVKANQEEFLRYLQAKKLVADDTQSSIIKLGHAFELRHHGGQIQRSFDDLDVVVMAAKILNHRTSLRASRTDNMWRSGLLPDNSQSFVEKISRDESTPKTELEKRLLRAEEWATTVSTYALNRIKQQVLKDLGYGDHDLEMWWQPLQTCQYLRTGPSS, encoded by the coding sequence ATGATTTCTATGAACGTGACCAATACTAAAAGAAATGGAAGGCCTTCTGAAATGTGTAACAGTTTGGACGATTACTTTGATCAAATTAACCATTCTAAGAACCACGGCAGAAACATACACGAAACACTTTCTGGTGTGAGCTCTGATCATAGTCATAAATCAAATCAAGCGCTGAGAATTCCAAGAAAATCTAGGTCAGCTTGCCAGCAAACTTTAGTAGCAGCACTGGGGCATCCCAGAACAATCGTATCTGCTAGCCACCAGACACCATCGAATCAAGCACTTGAAAAAACTCCCAAAGAAGTCGTCTGTCGCTACAGACGGCCATACACTAAACAAGAGCTAGCTCGTGCCTTGCCTCGAAGAAGTTTTTTCAGCTGCCACGAGAACGCACTGCGGGAGGCCAAATTAACCCGCAAATTAACAGAGAAGCTGAATCGTAACAGGGGGGAACCAGCACCCATTAGTCgtggtaggcctactataaagcCACTTAATTCAACTTTACATATGCTTGATTCTGACCGTATAAACACCAACTTAAAAGAATGTCTAGACACTAGTAACggtgttgatttttttaaagggacGCAGCCAACGATTGACAATATTGAGCCTCTGTTTAAATATCTTGAGTACGTCAAGGCAAACCAAGAAGAGTTCCTACGCTATTTGCAAGCCAAGAAACTTGTAGCAGACGACACTCAAAGCTCAATTATTAAATTAGGCCACGCTTTTGAATTGCGCCACCATGGTGGACAAATTCAAAGGTCTTTCGACGACTTAGATGTAGTTGTTATGGCAGCCAAGATTTTAAATCACAGAACAAGTCTGAGAGCTAGTCGTACGGACAATATGTGGCGATCAGGATTACTTCCTGATAATTCTCAAAGctttgtagaaaaaatatcaCGAGATGAAAGCACGCCCAAGACAGAGCTCGAGAAACGATTGCTGAGGGCTGAAGAATGGGCAACTACTGTGTCCACGTATGCCCTAAACAGGATTAAACAGCAGGTTCTAAAAGATCTAGGATATGGTGACCATGACCTAGAGATGTGGTGGCAGCCTCTTCAAACGTGTCAGTATTTGAGGACTGGACCTTCGTCATAA